Within Sebastes fasciatus isolate fSebFas1 chromosome 19, fSebFas1.pri, whole genome shotgun sequence, the genomic segment TGTTACCTTGATAGGTGCGTCTGTCCAGTAGTTTAATCATGTGACTGACAGGAAGTGGACCGCGGTGATGATGAATTACAATTTTGTATCAAACATGAAAACAACAGGAAGAGTCTGAGCGGTCCGATCTTCACTGAGTCACACGTTTAGATCGTTTAGATCGTTTAGATCGTTTATATCGTTCATGTCCTGAATATCTCTGAGACTTtcgaggacgtcgtcttggtctgaaacacacaatagataaatataaacagaggtattacactagaagtataacaTATAAAGGGAGATGTAATGTAGACAGATGTAATTGCATTTGTAGAATAGGAGGTAGGGCagatgtaatacataaaatgtaaacaaagacagcacttgaggtgtatattgcatcatgGATATATTGAGTTCTTCAGTTATTAAACTAAATGCATGTTTGTGATGTTTCAGATCTCTGAAAATGGTCCGCTACTCTCTCGACCCCGAGAACCCGACTAAATGTGAGTACCATGGAGGATAAAGTGTGTTCAGGTGTTTAACAGGTAGCTGTGATGACTTCTTAGGACACCTTTGGATTAAACATGAAACAACTCAATGAAAGATCTGAGCTACTGAATGAGATCCAGATGTTGAATGTGTGATTAAACAGCTGGAGTCTGATGgtcgtgtgtttgttgttgcagCATGCAAGTCGAGGGGCTCCAATCTCCGGGTTCACTTCAAGGTAAGAGCCAGACtgacattatattattaatacaatAAAGAGCAGCTTATTGAGCTGTTTAATGCACCGGATGATCTTTATGGTTTACTACAGTAAACAGTAGTTTAATCATGTGACTGACAGGAAGTGGACCGCGATGATGACAAATTAGGACACCTTTGCATCAACCATGAAAACAACAGGAAGAGTCTGAGCGGTCCGATCTTCAGAGAGTCACACGTTTATAGAGTTCATGAATATCTCTGAGACTTtagaggacgtcgtcttggtcTGAAACGCTGATATACGTTTTAGAGACCAgacaactgatcgattagtcCAGAAGATGATCGTTAGTTTCAGTTCTACGTCGGTTTATTAGGatagaaaagcaggaaatgtgAATATCTGAGTAGTAAGGAAGTAGTAACTGAGTCTCTGACGGGTTTAATAAACAGGATCTGTTTGTTCTTCTCACCAGAACACCCGTGAGACAGCCCAGGCCATCAAGGGAATGCACATCCGCAAGGCCAACAAGTACCTGAGGGACGTCATGGTGAAGCACCAGTGCGTCCCGTTCCGTCGCTACAACGGCGGCGTTGGCCGCTGCGCTCAGGTGAGCTGTGATGTTAACGGCGGTTCTGCTGCAGTAGACCCGTTAGAGCTGCTATGATGACATCTTAGGACACCTTTGGATCAAACATGAAACTAATCTTTTAATCTGAGCAGCGTCTGGAGATGAACTAGAGTTCAGAGGGAGGAAACGTGTCTTCTaacctgctgttgttgttgtttccaggCCAAACAGTTCGGCTGGACTCAGGGCCGCTGGCCCAAGAAGAGCGCCGAGTTCCTCCTGCACATGCTCAAAAACGCAGAGAGCAACGCTGAGCTCAAGGTACGCCGTTCCACCGGCCTTCacatctaaatatatatatatatatatatatctttattgACACGTAGCAACAAACATCCTTCAATGAGATGAGCTCCAGACTctggaaaataataaatctgagtttagagaataaagtcagaatattataaagtagccattttacgtgttattttctttttttctcgtaaagttccgactttattctggtaaaaatgaatgaagttagtgttagtgttataACGAATGTGTTAACGTGTTAGTTTAATCATGTGACTGACAGGAAGTGGACCGCGGTGATGATGAATTAGAATTTTGTATCAAACATGAAAACAACAGGAAGAGTCTGAGCGGTCCGATCTTCACTGAGTCACACGGTTAGATAGTTTATAGAGGTCATGTGAATACTTCCTGGCTTCTTTGTTCTTTTGTGACCCGGTCCCTGGTCTGATGTGGTTTCAGGGTCTGGATGTGGACTCTCTGGTCATCGAGCACATCCAGGTCAACAAGGCGCCGAAGATGAGGCGACGCACCTACCGTGCCCACGGACGCATCAACCCCTACATGAGCTCGCCGTGCCACATCGAGATGATCCTCACGGAGAAGGAGCAGATCGTCCCCAAaccagaggaggaggtggcCCAGAAGAAGAAGGTAacgctgctgctcctcctcttcctcttcctctctctgctgcactGATGACATCTTAGGACACCTTTGGATGAACCATGAAACCAAACCATTTAAACTGAgcagctgacctctgacctctgacttcctgtgtgtgtgtgtgtgtgtgtgtgtgtgtggcgggtTCTAACTGAGTTTTGTTCTGCAGGTTTCACAGAAGAAGCTGAAGAAGCAGAAGCTGATGGCGCGCGAGTAGATCCCaataaaactgaacttaatactACCAACGCTCACGGGTCTTTATTTATACTCCATAATGTACTTCTGATAAATACTGAGTACTACTGAAGGTGTTATTATacttcataatgtactttatatacttctgataaatactgacatactgaatactactgaaggtgttattatacttcataatgtactttatatacttctgataaatactgacatactgagtactactgaaggtgttatacttcataatgtactttatatacttctgataaatactgacatactgagtactactgaaggtgttattatacttcataatgtactttatatacttctgataaatactgacatactgagtactactgaaggtgttattatacttcataatgtactttatatacttctgataaatactgacatactgaatactactgaaggtgttattatacttcataatgtactttatatacttctgataaatactgacatactgaatactactgaaggtgttattatacttcataatgtactttatatacttctgataaatactgacatactgagtactactgaaggtgttattatacttcataatgtactttatgtacttctgataaatactgacatactgaatactactgaaggtgttattatacttcataatgtactttatatacttctgataaatactgacatactgagtactactgaaggtgttattatacttcataatgtactttatatacttctgataaatactgacatactgagtactactgaaggtgttattatacttcataatgtactttatatacttctgataaatactgacatactgaatactactgaaggtgttattatacttcataatgtactttatatacttctgataaatactgacatactgagtactactgaaggtgttatacttcataatgtactttatatacttctgataaatactgacatactgagtactactgaaggtgttattatacttcataatgtactttatatacttctgataaatactgacatactgagtactactgaaggtgttattatacttcataatgtactttatatacttctgataaatactgacatactgagtactactgaaggtgttatacttcataatgtactttacatacttctgataaatactgacatactgagtactactgaaggtgttatacttcataatgtactttatatacttctgataaatactgacatactgagtactactgaaggtgttatacttcataatgtactttatatacttctgataaatactgacatactgagtactactgaaggtgttattatacttcataatgtactttatatacttctgataaatactgacatactgagtactactgaaggtgttatacttcataatgtactttatatacttctgataaatactgacatactgaatactactgaaggtgttattatacttcataatgtactttatatacttctgataaatactgacatactgagtactactgaaggtgttattatacttcataatgtactttatatacttctgataaatactgacatactgagtactactgaaggtgttatttatacttcataatgtactttatatacttctgataaatactgacatactgaatactactgaaggtgttattatacttcataatgtactttatatacttctgataaatactgacatactgagtactactgaaggtgttatacttcataatgtactttatatacttctgataaatactgacatactgagtactactgaaggtgttattatacttcataatgtactttatatacttctgataaatactgacatactgaatactactgaaggtgttatttatacttcataatgtactttatatacttctgataaatactgacatactgagtactactgaaggtgttattatacttcataatgtactttatatacttctgataaatactgacatactgagtactactgaaggtgttatttatacttcataatgtactttatatacttctgataaatactgacatactgagtactactgaaggtgttattatacttcataatgtactttatatacttctgataaatactgacatactgagtactactgaaggtgttattatacttcataatgtactttatatacttctgataaatactgacatactgagtactactgaaggtgttattatacttcataatgtactttatatacttctgataaatactgacatactgagtactactgaaggtgttatttatacttcataatgtactttatatacttctgataaatactgacatactgaatactactgaaggtgttattatacttcataatgtactttatatacttctgataaatactgacatactgagtactactgaaggtgttatttatacttcataatgtactttatatacttctgataaatactgacatactgagtactactgaaggtgttatttatacttcataatgtactttatatacttctgataaatactgagtactactgaaggtgttatttatacttcataatgtactttatatacttctgataaatactgacatactgaatactactgaaggtgttattatacttcataatgtactttatatacttctgataaatactgacatactgagtactactgaaggtgttatttatacttcataatgtactttatatacttctgataaatactgacatactgagtactactgaaggtgttatttatacttcataatgtactttatatacttctgataaatactgagtactactgaaggtgttatttatacttcataatgtactttatatacttctgataaatactgacatactgaatactactgaaggtgttattatacttcataatgtactttatatacttctgataaatactgacatactgagtactactgaaggtgttattatacttcataatgtactttatatacttctgataaatactgacatactgagtactactgaaggtgttatttatacttcataatgtactttatatacttctgataaatactgacatactgagtactactgaaggtgttattatacttcataatgtactttatatacttctgataaatactgacatactgagtactactgaaggtgttatttatacttcataatgtactttatatacttctgataaatactgacatactgagtactactgaaggtgttattatacttcataatgtactttatatacttctgataaatactgacatactgagtactactgaaggtgttattatacttcataatgtactttatatacttctgataaatactgacatactgagtactactgaaggtgttattatacttcataatgtactttatatacttctgataaatactgacatactgagtactactgaaggtgttatttatacttcataatgtactttatatacttctgataaatactgacatactgaatactactgaaggtgttattatacttcataatgtactttatatacttctgataaatactgacatactgagtactactgaaggtgttattatacttcataatgtactttatatacttctgataaatactgacatactgaatactactgaaggtgttattatacttcataatgtactttatatacttctgataaatactgacatactgagtactactgaaggtgttatttatacttcataatgtactttatatacttctgataaatactgacatactgaatactactgaaggtgttattatacttcataatgtactttatatacttctgataaatactgacatactgagtactactgaaggtgttatacttcataatgtactttatatacttctgataaatactgacatactgagtactactgaaggtgttatacttcataatgtactttatatacttctgataaatactgacatactgagtactactgaaggtgttattatacttcataatgtactttatatacttctgataaatactgacatactgagtactactgaaggtgttatacttcataatgtactttatatacttctgataaatactgacatactgagtactactgaaggtgttattatacttcataatgtactttatatacttctgataaatactgacatactgaatactactgaaggtgttattatacttcataatgtactttatatactttgataaatactgacatactgagtactactgaaggtgttatacttcataatgtactttatatacttctgataaatactgacatactgagtactactgaaggtgttattatacttcataatgtactttatatacttctgataaatactgacatactgagtactactgaaggtgttattatacttcataatgtactttatatacttctgataaatactgacatactgagtactactgaaggtgttattatacttcataatgtactttatatacttctgataaatactgacatactgagtactactgaaggtgttattatacttcataatgtactttatatacttctgataaatactgacatactgaatactactgaaggtgttattatacttcataatgtactttatatacttctgataaatactgacatactgagtactactgaaggtgttattatacttcataatgtactttatatactttgataaatactgacatactgagtactactgaaggtgttattatacttcataatgtactttatatacttctgataaatactgacatactgagtactactgaaggtgttattatacttcataatgtactttatatacttctgataaatactgacatactgagtactactgaaggtgttattatacttcataatgtactttatatacttctgataaatactgacatactgagtactactgaaggtgttattatacttcataatgtactttatatacttctgataaatactgacatactgaatactactgaaggtgttattatacttcataatgtactttatatacttctgataaatactgacatactgagtactactgaaggtgttatacttcataatgtactttatatacttctgaTAAACTGTTAAATACTGAATACTACTGAAGGTGTTATTTAACTTTAGCTGATCCATTAATTCTCATGATAAACTCTTAATATTAAATAcaagttaattaattaactgtTTTACAAGAccaaaaattacaataaaatgttaatgaatacaaaataaattaaaaaccaTTGATTAAAACCACAAATTAAAAGTGATTAAAAAGATGAGTCTTTAAATAATGAGCCTTCTATTCTAATTAAAGAACAAAAGTTATCGTTTCATAATAATATTGCTGTTTATTtactcacatactgtataaaatacagttctgaggtacttgtacttcagtatttccatattttatacttgtactccactacatttatctgatggCTTCAGTTACTTCACGGATTATTAATAAAAGATCTCTAttaaactaataaatgatgtattattattattagtggtgTCAAAGTAAATGTTGTAACTCCACTAATGTCATTGTTTTTGGTTGTAgagggttcagttttaaagcgagcTAAATagatgactcaataaataaatatgccactaaatgtaccaaaaataaataatagtaataataatgtgtaataattatagtaatatataaataatataatatagtaatacaaatatatttactatatatatatcaaatactatatatataatatactactatatatatatatatatatatatataaataaaatatataatgtagtaataataatagtaaaataatTGAGAACATGTGACATaatttgatatttctgttttaatttgctttgttAACATTTGCATTACTTCCATCTATCTACTGTTCTATTTAATTtacccttttatttatttttattaacttcatttattttttatttattttaaaatgtatttatttctgcatgtttttccctttgcattttaccccctatttatttctccaaacttatatattcttttctttatccaTTTCTCTCTATTTGTGGTTCTTTtaatttaaagctagagtgaagatcatatagtgtatatactatactgtgtatataatatactgtgtatatagtGACATCTGAACCTATAGAAGCTGTTGAATCCATCCGTACCAACCATgtcggtgtcttaatgtggtactctggagggattattgatcattttgatctattgtccagtggtaaaaaaaaaaggttaaatttagcaccaaatctgtgctcaatgttctccccgtgttaatgtgggtttactccgggtgctcaggtttcctcccacagtccaaagacatgcaggttaacagttgactctaaatgtctaTCATGTTTAGTGAACCGttttatatcttaatgtttgattgaaacttCTAATATTAAAcggtaacatttactagtcagtatattatacatgtatACAAGGTGAAAGGTAtcagcatgacatacagtctgcagGTTAACAGTATTTCAGTtctttattaaagcatgtgtatctaaagcattcatcatagaagtggtgtggaacaatataaacacactTCACTAAAGGTGATGTCATcactgatccatccagactccattcagaaaacaagcattttaaaagttgtctgcttgtcgtcatggtaacagacctgacaaagca encodes:
- the rpl17 gene encoding large ribosomal subunit protein uL22: MVRYSLDPENPTKSCKSRGSNLRVHFKNTRETAQAIKGMHIRKANKYLRDVMVKHQCVPFRRYNGGVGRCAQAKQFGWTQGRWPKKSAEFLLHMLKNAESNAELKGLDVDSLVIEHIQVNKAPKMRRRTYRAHGRINPYMSSPCHIEMILTEKEQIVPKPEEEVAQKKKVSQKKLKKQKLMARE